The genomic region TTTTAAGAAATATCATTACtcatctcaaataataaattataaaataacccaACTATAATTAACATAATGATCAATTAAAATATGACCCATCATAAAAAGTAACTTCCATGTTATTTTAGAAGGAGTTTGATAGAATAAGCCTTATATTAATTATAGAATTATATACTTTGATTACTTTGATTCTTCCAGTacctatgtatattctatataTTGTGTCTTTCAACTCATTCAATAATACACTCTTTGGATTAATACACTCTTTAGATTACTCTCTTGTTTTTAACCGCTCAAATGACATAATATCTCTAAAAGTAAATCTGAGtttcattcctaattttagaaaaaaaaaaaaatatctccaTGAGCAACGATAATCTGAACCTGGAAAGGGTACTGGCAATCCCTGTGAAAAAGAGTGATCCGGTGGATCTGTGCAGGCCGTTACGCAAGTTCGTAGCCATAAAATATTGAGAGAGCGATGCACAGAAAGTGGAAAGCATTCTCGAAACCCTAAACAAATGCCGCAGGGACATGGAGCGAGGGGACCTCTCCCTTCCCATGCAACGTGACTGCCTCATCCACTACTTCAAATGTCTCTGCATGGTTGAGCCACTCTTCACCGCTATCTCCTCCGACGCCGACGTCGACTCCGACTCCGACCCGATCATCTTTGTCTGGTACGACGCCTTCAACCCTGAGCATGAGAATGGGGTCTCCTCGCAGCGCAACAGCATCCAATTGGAGAAGGCTGCTGTTCTCTTCAACCTTGGCGCCATATACAGCCAGATTGGGGCCTCTTGCGACCGCACCACCGCCCTTGGCCGTCACCTTGCAATGGAAATGCCGCCGCCAAATTCTTCTTCAAACTCTGGAAGGATTTTGCCAAGGACGTCTCCGCCACTATTGACGTGACTCTCCTCTTCGCCGAGAGTCTGCACCGCCTCTTCTCCGCTCAGGCTTCGGAGCTCAAATTGCAGCAACAATTCCACCACAACAACACAATGACGACGCCAGTTCCGCTCTCCAACAACATCAATGTGCCGTCGTTTCGTTTGAATCGGTCAGTTTTCTCTTGCTTGATTTtacatttattttttcattttagatttttaatagcatgatgatgatgataatgtagGTTTCTAAGCTTTATCGGATGGCATGTGATCTGATACTACGTGATTCGGCTGCAACCGCACATGTCATCTCATTTGACGAAACCTGGATAACTCATCTTTCCCGGAAGGTGAAATTCTTTGAGGTGGAGGCTTGTCAGAGGCGATCATCCATCCTACCGAAATCCGAGCGACCTACAACCCATTGGTCCAGTCTTGTCCTCTTGATCATGATGCAGAGTCTTGTCCTCTTTCGATGCAGATTCTGTCAATGAAAACATCTATAGAATGACTTGCAATTCCTTGGGCATGCTTATACCCAAGCAACATAGAATCCCATACCTTGACCTCCTCCTCTCTGAGTACAGCTCTTTTAAGATTATTGAGGATGGAAAGCTAGTGGCCAACCCGTGGAACATGCCTCCTCCTTATCCAACAAATTCGGCCATCCTCTCAGCTTCGTCTTTGTCAAATATGCTGTCAATCCCTTTGAAGAAGAGTGAGCCCTTGGACCTCTATGAGCCCCTTCACAGTTATGTTGCCCTTAAATACTCGGAAAGCGAGGCAAAGAGAGTACAAGACCTTTTCAAAATGCTACGTAAATTGCGCAATGAAATGCAGCGTGATGACCTCTCTCTACCCATTCGCCGTGACTGCTTAATCTACTATTTCAAATTCCTTTGCATGGTTGAGCCTTTGTTCCCCATGACTAACTCACCCAATCCACCTATCTTTGTTTGGTACAATGCCTTCAACCCACAAGACAACTCTTCTCAGCACAACATCCATTTGGAAAAAGCCTCTGTTCTCTTCAACTTGCGAGCAATCTGCACCCACATTACTGTCTCCTGCGATCTCACCACCGACCAAGGCCATCGCCTTGCAGTGAGGGCCTTAAATGATGCCTCATACTGGTTCTTCGTACTGTGGAAGTTTGAGGCAGAGAAGGCATCTGCCACCATTGACTTGTCAGTAAACTGGGTCGAGCTGCTTCACAAGATAATAACCGCTCAGATTGCCGACTTGAAAAGGAATTATCCTCATTCCTGTTCCTATTCCCATGGATTCTCATTACCTGCATATCCGGTATGTATCATCATCATCAAGCTTTTCAGTTGATTTTTTCTTAGTGCAATTGATTGATGTCAATCTTGATCTGTTGAATTGTTTGATTGGGATGATGTAGGTTAGTCGTTATCGGAAAGCTTATGATATGTCGACAATTGGGCCTTTAGCTGAGAATCTTGTTCAATCCTCAATACCTCAATTTCTTCAGTCGAAGCTCAAGGCCTTCCATGTTAAAACTCGTTCCATTGATGTCACTGAACAATTTCTTTCGGGGTATTGTGAGGCTCAATCCCTGCTTCAAGAGGCGTATCAAACATCATGCTTGGACCTTTTCTCCGAGGTTGGCTCTTTCAAGATTAAGGATGGAAATCTTGTGCCCAACCTTAGAGGCAGTAATGTTGCCATTGGGGGAGATGAGCTCGCCGGAGAGCGGAGACCACCACCGCAGTAACATTACCATAGAGAAAAAACTAAACAAGCCTTagtagttttttattttcttttttatgttgGATGTTGGAATTTTATTCGTTGATGCTAGAACTCTGTTTGTGAATATATATTATCCTTGTAATTTTGTTTGTTGATGTGTGAATTTATTGGTTCTTATTCCTCACCAATTTTTATGCCTCTGATCTCGTAGCCGTTGTTAGTTTTGTTGCATATTGGTAGAGAGAACCTATCAAATTTTGTTACATATGGTGCTAAGGAGAGCGGTTTACTCTTTTCTTTAATCTTAGAGATACCACAGACCACAACTAGAGCGATCAATATGCATATTTTTTGCTAAATGTGAACGTTGTTGTTTTCTAAACAAAACAGTTGTGAACTTGCTGTCACACAGTGATAAGGTATGGTCTCTCACTCTTTctctaatttattttctatttttccccTTGAAAAATagtagattaggtattttttttaCTGGAAtgtggaagaaagaaaatatatCTTTTTGTTGTTATGTTTTTCCATTTTAACAAATGTCCTTTTGTTCTTGTATTAATTATTCTTGTTTAAAGCTGCTTCTATTGTTATTCAAATCCTTCTGAATTTATTGTTTGTATTTACACAATTTTTTTGATATGCTGCTGCGATgagttctgtttttttttttttcagtagaCTCTAGTTATGTCTTCTCCTCTTTTACCTCTTTAGTTTTGTTTGAATATTTTGACAAATAGAACTGGAATATGTGTAATCTCAAATCCTGAATTTGATTGCTCCTGGCATAGAAGGACTCGTATATAGTTCTTTAAAATTGGACAATTTAATATCATTCTTAATCGGGTTTGCCTCTTTGTTAACTTTTTTTCCatccaattttccatttctgtttttgTTGACCCAATTTTGCAAAGCATCTGATCATGTGATTTTCTTACCAAACCTAGTTGAAGGTTTACTTCTCATTATGTATTCGATGTTTCAATTCTTTTGTTTATACTTTCTTATTTTATTCA from Arachis ipaensis cultivar K30076 chromosome B02, Araip1.1, whole genome shotgun sequence harbors:
- the LOC107624767 gene encoding uncharacterized protein LOC107624767 codes for the protein MTCNSLGMLIPKQHRIPYLDLLLSEYSSFKIIEDGKLVANPWNMPPPYPTNSAILSASSLSNMLSIPLKKSEPLDLYEPLHSYVALKYSESEAKRVQDLFKMLRKLRNEMQRDDLSLPIRRDCLIYYFKFLCMVEPLFPMTNSPNPPIFVWYNAFNPQDNSSQHNIHLEKASVLFNLRAICTHITVSCDLTTDQGHRLAVRALNDASYWFFVLWKFEAEKASATIDLSVNWVELLHKIITAQIADLKRNYPHSCSYSHGFSLPAYPVSRYRKAYDMSTIGPLAENLVQSSIPQFLQSKLKAFHVKTRSIDVTEQFLSGYCEAQSLLQEAYQTSCLDLFSEVGSFKIKDGNLVPNLRGSNVAIGGDELAGERRPPPQ